TCTGCTGTTTCTGGCGGGCCAGTTCTTTTTCGAACCCGGCCTCATCGACAGTCATCTCACGTTCGCGGGCCATCACCTGGGTCAGGTCGAATGGAAATCCGTAAGTGTCGTAGAGTTTGAATGCCTCCTCGCTGGGGATCCTGGCGCCACCGGCTGATTTGACCTTTTCGACCACCTGTTCAAACAGCTCGAGGCCGGTATCGAGGGTTTCGCCGAAACGCTCCTCCTCGGCCTTGATGATCCCGGAGACATGCTCGAGGTTCTGTTTTAGTTCGGGGTAGGCTGATGACATATTGGACACTACACTTCCAGCCAGTTTGTAGAGAAACGGTTGTCTCAAATCCAGAAGCCGGCCATGACGGGCCGCCCGCCTGAGAATTCTGCGCAGAACATATCCGCGTTTCTCATTGGAGGGAACCGCGCCGTCTGAGAAAGCGAAAGTCAGCGCGCGAATATGATCGGCGATCACGCGGTGAGACAAACCTCCCGGGCCGATCTCGTATTTTTTGCGGGAGAGCTCTTCAATCTCCTGAATGATCGGCATGAACAGATCAGTCTCGTAATTGGTCTCGCCGTTTTGCAGGATACAGGCAAAGCGTTCCAGGCCGCCCCCGGTATCGACCGATGGCTTCGGCAATGGTGTAACCTTTCCCAGGGCGTCGCGGTTGAACTGCATGAATACCAGGTTCCAGAGCTCTATGAACCGGTCGCCCTCGCCATTGACGGTCGAGGGGGGACCGCCGTAATCAAATTTTTCACCGCGGTCTATATGGATTTCCGCACAGGGTCCGCAGGGACCGGTATCGCCCATACTCCAGTAATTTTCCTTCTCATCGAAACGCAGGATTCGGTCACCGAGTTCGGGCGCGATCTTTTTCCAGAGATTAAATGCCTCGTCATCATCGAGGTAAACAGTTGCCCAGAGTTTGTCTTTCGGGAGACCGATTTCTTTGGTCATGAATTCCCAGCAAAAATAGATCGCCTCTTCCTTGAAATAATCGCCGAATGAGAAGTTGCCCAGCATTTCGAAGAAGGTGTGATGACGGGCGGTTTCGCCCACGTTTTCGAGATCGTTATGTTTGCCCCCGGCGCGGATACATTTCTGCGACGATGTCGCCCGTGAGTAGGGCAGAGTCTCCTCGCCCAGAAAGACCTTCTTGAACTGATTCATACCGGCATTGGCAAACAGCAAAGTCGGGTCCTCATGGGGTATCAACGACGACGAGGGGACTTCCTGGTGATCATGGCATTTGAAATAATCTATGAATTTAGATCTGATCTCTGTGCTTTTCATCTGGGCCATCTTCCTCTTTTTCGCTATCGGTTACAAACCTGTCGAGCGCGGATTTGATCGCGTCGTATGTGAACCCGCGGTTCGAAAGAAAGTTGTATATTTTGTCGGTCATGTCAACCGCTTTTTGCGGATCGAAGCGAGAGCTCTTTTTATACAGTAGCTTTAACGCCAGTTCCGACTCATCGGTTTCAGCTAAAGCCTTCTCGACCACCTCGTCGGCCAGTCTGCGCGAAACCCCTTTTTTTGAAAGCTCCGCCAGCAGGAGTTTGCGTCCCCGCGGTTTGGAGGCGATTCGGGATTTCACGAAAGCCTCGGCAAACTCGCGATCATCCAGATATTCTCTTTTTCGGCATTTTTCGATCACTTCTTCTATAAGGGCGGATGGAAATTTGCGTAAAAAAAGCTTCTGTTTGAGTTCCAGGGTCGAATGGGGACGGTTGGTCAGGAGGCGGTAAGCGGATTCCTCGCACCGGAATCTTTCCGATTCAGCCTTGATCTCATCGAGGGCGGATGCGGGTATGTCCAGCCCATGTTTGAGCTGATAGCGTTCGACTATCCAGGCCGGTACTGTGGCAAAGAATTTTTTGCCTATGAACAGGTTGTAGCGGTCGTTATGATACCTGACCGGTTTCAGGGCGGATATATAAGGCATGCGGGTAATATATGTGAAATTGTATCGTGACGAAATGATTTTATATCGATTATCCAAAATGGGATGGCAAGCTATTAATACAATCTTTAAGTGATCTTCGGAAATTCAATGATTGGTAATTATTAAGATTCAACTTGTACCTACTTCACATGATACACACCGTTATCATCGATGGTTATACCGGGGAGGATAGGAGTATTTTCGAAGGCTTCATATATTGGTTTGATTTCTGACCAGAACGATTGCAGGGTGTTGTTATCTGTAGAGCGGTCATCTAATATCCTCATGCAGTCTTCCTGATACATGCGGCAAGGGAAAATATGCACCGGGATTCCGGATTGTCCGGAGTTTTTAGCTTCGACCGCCAGAAGATAAAGTTCCTCGATTTGGTCATCACCGATAGGAATACATCCGATTGTGACACGGTTGCCGTGGATAAAAATATCGCCGCCGGGATCCGGTGATGTTGCGCGGATACGGTCGGAACGGTTGGGATAGTTGGTGCCCAGCGACAGATGATAACTGCTGGCCGGATTGAAACGGTCGACGTAGTAGACACCTTCGGGAATCTGCAGGTCGCCTTGTCTGCGTTTGGGACCGAGTTTACCGCAGTAGGCGGTGAAAGGATAGGTCCTGATCAGTTTCAGAGTGTCGGAAATATCCGAACCGCCCCAGATTTCGAGTTCCCGTTCGGATTTGAATGCCCGTAAAAAGATCACTTCCGGCCATGAATCGAATCCGGCCTTTTTCAATATCGAATCGATTATTTCGGTAGTATTGACACGTGCCTGCCGTACCCTCGGATACCGATTCTGCTGCTCCTTAAACGATTTCCCCTGCGCCATTAACACA
The genomic region above belongs to Candidatus Zixiibacteriota bacterium and contains:
- a CDS encoding L,D-transpeptidase family protein — encoded protein: MAQGKSFKEQQNRYPRVRQARVNTTEIIDSILKKAGFDSWPEVIFLRAFKSERELEIWGGSDISDTLKLIRTYPFTAYCGKLGPKRRQGDLQIPEGVYYVDRFNPASSYHLSLGTNYPNRSDRIRATSPDPGGDIFIHGNRVTIGCIPIGDDQIEELYLLAVEAKNSGQSGIPVHIFPCRMYQEDCMRILDDRSTDNNTLQSFWSEIKPIYEAFENTPILPGITIDDNGVYHVK
- the alaS gene encoding alanine--tRNA ligase; amino-acid sequence: MAQMKSTEIRSKFIDYFKCHDHQEVPSSSLIPHEDPTLLFANAGMNQFKKVFLGEETLPYSRATSSQKCIRAGGKHNDLENVGETARHHTFFEMLGNFSFGDYFKEEAIYFCWEFMTKEIGLPKDKLWATVYLDDDEAFNLWKKIAPELGDRILRFDEKENYWSMGDTGPCGPCAEIHIDRGEKFDYGGPPSTVNGEGDRFIELWNLVFMQFNRDALGKVTPLPKPSVDTGGGLERFACILQNGETNYETDLFMPIIQEIEELSRKKYEIGPGGLSHRVIADHIRALTFAFSDGAVPSNEKRGYVLRRILRRAARHGRLLDLRQPFLYKLAGSVVSNMSSAYPELKQNLEHVSGIIKAEEERFGETLDTGLELFEQVVEKVKSAGGARIPSEEAFKLYDTYGFPFDLTQVMAREREMTVDEAGFEKELARQKQQSKDDYKSKGITFGGRTFDLDIKTDFTGYDDNIRLETELVKVLPLDKNDLQVAILKQTPFYAESGGQIGDTGRILYNGNEFAVEDTKKEGDTVLHIGKNIKGDLESAVGKRVNAEVDITRQKSTQRNHTATHILHAALRHVLGEHVRQAGSLVAPDRLRFDFTHYKAVEEGELKQIEDFVNRVVLQNHPVKWQNTDFDSAKSAGAMALFGEKYGEEVRMVTIEDISCELCGGTHVQATGEIGPFVIISESAIAAGMRRIEAATGDFALSYLKRKKETVETAARLLKVPSEELVERLISLTESEKKLARELSNIKKKQEIESAKGKLKSSGDIVNGVVLITDKVFGRDAALTYTDQLKKADKPTIVGLLNNKNYFLAASPQAIEKGVDARKAINHVNEVFSGRGGGKPHFCQGGTKGDIDTESFKKALMDFIEENS